One segment of Leptospirillum ferrooxidans C2-3 DNA contains the following:
- a CDS encoding YhaN family protein: protein MRLSRLDLKRYGRFTDAVIDFPAGTHDFHLVFGPNEAGKSTTLSAISDLLYGISHNSPYNFLHSYGDMRIGAVLENPTSSIEFFRRKGKKETLLSGDGTAHPLGDGALSPFLGGYDRVFFERMFSLDYPRLNEGGRELLEARDDAGQILFSAGTGIAGLRKHLDSIEAKLDGLWGARRSSKRKYSQLEERLKDNERILREHSLSGSKWLSLKEEVSRIRDECDRVDRQIFEKTLSLRKLERVRRVFRDLVRFDQIESEIASIGQLPFLPGNAREKLESAQEKITGARIQGETLKERLEHSISDRKKILPDEKILSRANEIARLHEVRIHVQKALEDLPKRQSELLSMVGELRSLARELSWETLEADLLLSMIPPRSRSVAVSKRLSERVELLSFLSAAERALMEARAAQDGLQKRQLGMMPPVDLTGLESALSAYRNASHLLSPLESFRKERSEHDSEIRLRLASLVPSVRSLEDLLSIHPPGMGQIHEFQDRFKDWELMERDRSRKVEAARQEIGSLSASRDGIFQRERLVTKDILESLREKRNQAWEVVKYIHVHGAPPPGSGTAENPGKKDPVSSFEELQREVDVVSDRRFDNAHFEASVRVIAQKLDEQQGLLDELLAQDQLALGVREGLFREWKDLWEGAPFFPDSPEVMLKWAMDREALLELSSRRELCEEKIRMVSGEISSLRSRFERELLSLEEKRNLTGEESLEFLVEMSEKRLRELSEGASLWKLLNQQVQKGEEEVNRRQLELDLAIRRFREWESRWENAVREIGIVSSRDPEAVSQFLEIIDRMRVLEEPVRDLTHRVRSIQKDADDFHGMVRSLVPLVAPDLLGETPDDSMRIIEKRLEQSQMAVELCQQKDQDILSIEKSIRHYRELDREGSETIRTLLEAANVPDGSSLAEIILKKERMLALEAEKELLSAALFKNGDGYSFPDLRRECEEIPDPALLAELVEEGTGEMESLRSHYKVLLEERTRLNNAFSSLGGDLLAVEAASDRQRILSEMREVAEQVVYLKGSSILLRWSIDRYRKEHQGPLLSRASVLFSRLTLGSFESLGIDYDDEDRMGILGFRPDGPPVGVSQMSTGTADQLFLALRLAAVHEFLDHSIPMPFIADDLLINLDDGRAKAALEVLWELSAKTQVIFLTHHQHLVELGRETLGERVPVSVLSSSH, encoded by the coding sequence ATGAGGCTCAGCCGGCTGGATCTCAAAAGGTATGGACGATTTACGGATGCTGTCATTGATTTTCCGGCTGGGACTCATGACTTTCATCTTGTTTTCGGACCGAATGAAGCAGGCAAATCGACAACCCTGTCCGCCATTTCCGACCTCTTGTACGGGATTTCCCATAATTCCCCCTATAACTTTCTTCATTCGTATGGAGACATGCGAATTGGTGCCGTTCTGGAAAATCCAACTTCGTCGATTGAGTTTTTTCGGAGGAAGGGAAAGAAGGAGACATTGCTGTCCGGAGATGGCACGGCTCACCCTTTGGGAGACGGAGCTCTTTCGCCATTTCTCGGAGGCTACGACAGGGTGTTTTTTGAAAGGATGTTCAGTCTGGATTACCCCAGACTCAATGAGGGTGGCCGGGAGCTTCTCGAGGCGCGGGATGATGCGGGGCAGATTCTGTTTTCCGCCGGGACGGGGATAGCGGGTCTCAGGAAACATCTCGACTCCATCGAGGCCAAGCTTGACGGTTTGTGGGGAGCAAGGCGGTCTTCCAAAAGAAAGTACAGCCAGCTTGAGGAAAGGCTGAAAGACAATGAGCGCATACTCCGGGAACACAGCCTTTCAGGGAGCAAATGGCTGTCATTGAAGGAAGAGGTTTCAAGAATACGGGATGAGTGTGATCGGGTTGATCGCCAGATCTTTGAAAAGACATTGTCTCTCCGAAAATTGGAGCGTGTCCGAAGGGTTTTCCGGGATCTGGTCCGTTTTGACCAGATCGAGTCGGAGATAGCCTCGATCGGTCAATTGCCCTTTCTTCCGGGGAACGCCCGGGAGAAACTTGAGTCTGCTCAGGAGAAAATCACGGGAGCACGGATTCAGGGGGAGACACTGAAAGAACGTCTGGAACACTCCATTTCCGATCGGAAAAAGATTCTTCCGGATGAAAAGATTTTGTCCAGGGCCAATGAGATTGCCCGTCTTCATGAAGTGAGAATTCATGTCCAGAAGGCTCTGGAGGATCTTCCCAAACGTCAGTCGGAGCTTTTATCCATGGTCGGGGAGCTTCGTTCATTGGCGAGGGAGCTTTCCTGGGAGACGTTGGAAGCGGATCTCCTGCTTTCGATGATCCCACCCCGGTCCCGTTCGGTTGCGGTTTCGAAACGTCTCTCCGAACGGGTGGAATTGCTGTCCTTTCTGTCGGCTGCCGAGAGGGCACTCATGGAAGCGAGGGCTGCCCAGGATGGCTTACAAAAGAGGCAACTGGGAATGATGCCTCCTGTCGATCTGACGGGTCTTGAGTCAGCGCTGTCGGCTTATCGGAACGCATCTCATTTGCTCTCTCCACTGGAGAGCTTTCGGAAGGAACGCTCAGAGCATGATTCGGAGATCCGTTTGCGTCTTGCCTCCCTGGTCCCTTCAGTCCGTTCTTTGGAGGACCTGTTGTCCATCCATCCCCCGGGAATGGGGCAGATCCATGAGTTTCAGGATCGCTTCAAGGATTGGGAGCTCATGGAAAGGGATCGAAGCCGTAAGGTGGAGGCGGCGAGACAGGAGATCGGCAGCCTGTCCGCCAGCCGCGACGGAATTTTTCAACGCGAGAGACTGGTGACGAAAGACATTCTTGAAAGCCTGAGGGAGAAACGGAATCAGGCATGGGAGGTGGTCAAGTACATCCATGTCCATGGCGCCCCTCCCCCCGGATCAGGGACGGCCGAAAATCCGGGAAAAAAGGATCCGGTCTCATCTTTTGAGGAGCTCCAGAGGGAAGTCGATGTTGTCTCCGACAGGCGTTTCGACAATGCGCATTTTGAGGCGTCTGTCAGAGTCATTGCCCAGAAGCTTGATGAACAGCAGGGTCTTCTCGATGAGCTGCTCGCGCAGGATCAGTTGGCTCTTGGTGTTCGTGAGGGGCTCTTTCGGGAGTGGAAGGATCTATGGGAAGGAGCCCCGTTTTTTCCGGACTCTCCGGAAGTGATGCTGAAATGGGCTATGGATCGGGAGGCACTTCTGGAACTGTCCTCCAGACGGGAGTTGTGTGAAGAAAAAATAAGAATGGTCTCAGGGGAGATCTCAAGTCTTCGCTCCCGTTTTGAAAGGGAGCTTTTGTCCCTGGAGGAAAAACGGAATCTGACAGGAGAAGAGTCTCTTGAGTTTCTGGTCGAAATGTCTGAAAAACGTCTTCGCGAGCTGTCAGAAGGGGCTTCCCTCTGGAAGCTTTTGAACCAGCAGGTTCAAAAGGGTGAAGAAGAGGTAAATCGAAGGCAGCTGGAGCTTGATCTGGCGATCAGACGATTTCGGGAATGGGAATCCCGATGGGAGAATGCGGTCAGGGAGATCGGAATTGTCTCCTCCCGGGATCCGGAGGCGGTCTCTCAGTTTCTTGAAATCATTGATCGCATGAGAGTTCTGGAAGAACCTGTCCGGGATCTGACCCATCGCGTTCGGTCGATTCAAAAGGATGCGGATGATTTTCATGGGATGGTTCGCTCCCTTGTTCCCCTGGTCGCACCCGATCTTTTGGGGGAGACGCCCGATGACTCGATGAGAATCATCGAGAAAAGGCTCGAACAGTCCCAGATGGCGGTGGAGCTTTGCCAACAGAAAGATCAGGATATCCTTTCCATAGAGAAATCGATCCGGCATTATCGGGAGCTTGACCGGGAAGGGTCGGAAACCATCCGGACCCTTCTCGAGGCCGCGAACGTCCCTGATGGCTCAAGTCTTGCCGAAATCATTTTAAAGAAGGAGCGGATGCTGGCTCTTGAAGCCGAGAAGGAGCTCCTTTCCGCCGCTCTTTTCAAGAACGGAGACGGGTATTCGTTTCCTGATTTGAGGAGAGAGTGCGAAGAGATTCCCGATCCAGCTCTTTTGGCGGAGCTCGTGGAGGAGGGAACTGGGGAAATGGAGTCCCTGAGATCGCACTACAAGGTGCTTCTTGAGGAAAGGACCCGCCTCAATAATGCGTTTTCTTCCCTTGGGGGGGATCTGTTGGCTGTGGAGGCTGCCTCTGATCGTCAAAGGATCCTTTCGGAAATGAGGGAAGTGGCGGAGCAGGTTGTCTATCTGAAAGGTTCCTCGATCCTCCTGAGATGGTCTATTGACCGCTACCGGAAAGAGCATCAGGGTCCTCTGCTTTCAAGGGCGAGCGTGTTGTTTTCTCGTCTGACGCTTGGATCATTTGAGTCGCTGGGGATTGATTATGACGATGAGGACCGGATGGGGATCCTGGGATTCCGTCCGGATGGTCCTCCGGTGGGTGTTTCCCAGATGAGCACCGGTACCGCCGACCAGCTTTTCCTTGCGCTCCGGCTTGCCGCTGTCCATGAGTTTTTGGACCACTCGATTCCGATGCCATTCATAGCGGACGATTTGCTGATCAACCTTGATGATGGCCGGGCGAAAGCGGCATTGGAGGTTCTCTGGGAGTTGTCGGCAAAAACCCAGGTGATCTTTTTGACCCATCACCAGCATCTTGTGGAGTTGGGGCGGGAGACTCTGGGCGAAAGGGTTCCGGTTTCGGTTTTGTCGTCAAGCCATTAA
- a CDS encoding cryptochrome/photolyase family protein: MNTSIVWFRKDLRLKDNPALFHSARSGPILPVYIWDETLPEQEEGASRWWLHESLLSLARSLSSTGSPLVFARGSTKEVLVHFAKRSNAQKIVWNELTEPWAKTFDLSLKKELLSTGLKVETYPPDLLSDPESMMGKNGPYRVFGQFWKRLRPALDPSAPFPAPERIFPPEFSVISEYLPEWGWNPSRPDWAKEMREKWIPGEEQAHMTLNTFLDERLQSYEKNRDRLDHEGYSMLSPFLHAGEITSRQIVRATLDKMHEHPGWQNDGEKFLSELGWREFSRYLLIHFPKMISEPFQPKFSSFPWKDNPEALLAWKSGKTGYPVIDATMRQLWAIGYIPNRSRMISASFLTKDLLISWKEGARWFRETLVDHDLANNTVSWQWVSGMGVDAAPYFRIYNPVLQGERYDPEGIAIRKWIPEIKGLPNQWIHRPWEAPEPLLKRAGIILGKTYPAPIVDHSYARQEALALFGALGGKGQKPELMA; this comes from the coding sequence GTGAACACCTCTATCGTCTGGTTCAGAAAAGATCTCAGGCTTAAAGACAATCCCGCCCTTTTCCACTCCGCCCGCTCCGGTCCGATTCTTCCCGTTTACATTTGGGATGAAACCCTTCCCGAGCAGGAAGAAGGAGCCTCCCGCTGGTGGCTTCACGAAAGCCTTCTTTCCCTTGCCCGCTCTCTTTCATCGACAGGATCCCCGCTTGTCTTTGCCCGGGGATCCACGAAAGAAGTCCTTGTCCATTTTGCAAAAAGATCAAATGCTCAAAAAATTGTCTGGAATGAGCTTACAGAACCATGGGCAAAAACCTTTGACCTCTCTCTTAAAAAAGAGCTTCTCTCCACCGGGCTGAAAGTGGAAACCTATCCCCCCGATCTTCTTTCAGACCCCGAATCCATGATGGGGAAAAACGGCCCGTACCGGGTATTTGGCCAATTCTGGAAACGTCTTCGGCCCGCACTGGACCCTTCAGCCCCTTTTCCCGCCCCGGAGAGGATCTTTCCACCGGAATTTTCTGTGATTTCAGAGTATCTTCCCGAATGGGGATGGAATCCATCCAGACCCGACTGGGCAAAAGAAATGAGAGAGAAGTGGATCCCGGGAGAAGAACAGGCCCACATGACTCTGAACACCTTTCTTGACGAAAGACTTCAATCCTATGAGAAGAATCGGGATCGGCTCGACCATGAGGGCTATTCGATGCTTTCTCCTTTTCTTCATGCCGGAGAAATCACCTCCAGGCAAATCGTCCGGGCAACACTTGATAAAATGCATGAACATCCCGGCTGGCAGAATGACGGGGAGAAGTTCCTTTCAGAATTGGGATGGCGAGAGTTTTCACGATATCTGCTGATCCATTTTCCCAAAATGATCTCAGAACCCTTTCAGCCAAAATTCTCCAGCTTTCCATGGAAAGACAATCCTGAAGCCCTCTTGGCCTGGAAATCGGGAAAGACGGGTTATCCGGTCATTGATGCCACCATGAGGCAGCTGTGGGCTATAGGCTATATTCCGAACAGGTCCAGAATGATCTCCGCAAGCTTTCTCACGAAAGATCTCCTGATTTCCTGGAAGGAGGGGGCACGGTGGTTCCGGGAAACACTTGTTGACCATGACCTTGCAAACAATACCGTTTCCTGGCAGTGGGTCTCTGGAATGGGTGTGGATGCCGCCCCATACTTCCGGATTTACAACCCTGTCCTTCAGGGAGAGCGGTATGATCCGGAGGGCATTGCAATCCGCAAATGGATTCCGGAAATCAAGGGCCTGCCCAACCAATGGATCCATCGTCCATGGGAAGCACCGGAGCCTCTTCTGAAACGAGCCGGAATCATCCTGGGCAAGACTTATCCCGCCCCTATCGTTGACCATTCTTATGCCCGGCAGGAGGCATTGGCACTGTTTGGTGCTCTTGGAGGAAAGGGGCAGAAGCCGGAGTTAATGGCTTGA